A stretch of the Teretinema zuelzerae genome encodes the following:
- the gltB gene encoding glutamate synthase large subunit, translated as MPFVKRPGKCGLYDPACEKENCGVGFIAHIKGKRTHSIIEDAAKVLCRMDHRGARGAEENTGDGAGMLTALPDLFLRKAAEKSGFSLPPEGRYASGIVFLPVDETLRADCKASISALLSEAGLSLLGWRRVPVNNAGLGPSALASEPVMEMLFAGADPAAAPDPEAFDRKLFVVRKQATHLLRGTDKDPDSHFYICSLSCRVMVYKGMLSPDQLVPYFPDLSDPDYVSHLAMVHSRFSTNTFPSWDRAQPLRYMAHNGEINTLRGNVNKMISRQGMLSSPLFGPDLAKAFPVTEPDLSDSGNFDNVLELLLLGGRSLPEAVMMMIPEAWENHADMDSSKRDFYRYSSSMMEPWDGPASISFTDGEWIGAVLDRNGLRPSRIWITNDDMVIMASEVGVLDIDPSRIVKKTRLEPGKMFLVDFKEGRIIGDEEIKGKIATAHPYGEWLKNNELALESFPAGRLSPSPSEEDYLKLLRAFGYSLETVEMLLKPMVEGSQEALGSMGNDTPLAVLSSRPKLVSDYFKELFAQVTNPPIDSIREDLIMSLESCIGPEGNLLEPSPEHCRRLRLHYPILTDSELARLKNTGGAGWKTRVIDITYPVEAAAAEAKHAASSQDASSAPGTALKAALSRIEDETIAAIAEGCRLVVLSDRSVSSARLAVPALLAVGAVHQHLVRESSRTRIGIVLESAEPREIHQFCALVGFGCDAVNPWLAFEAFRQIDARKSWSEPVPAGEIEGRYIKAVAKGMRKVFGKMGISTLESYKGAQIFEAVGLAEEVMNRCFAGSASRIGGAGFAELSREALERHLDAWPARESRPYDEYRSAGDIHVRSGGEKHMWDAESIADLQQACRSGDPAAWARFSARQNARSAEQATIRGLLKFREGKNARGEPIVPVSIDEVESVESIVKRFVTGAMSYGSISKEAHETLAIAMNRLGGKSNTGEGGEDRERFQPLANGDSKRSAIKQVASGRFGVTIEYLTNSDEIQIKMAQGAKPGEGGELPGHKVDPAIARTRGSTPGVGLISPPPHHDIYSIEDLAELIFDLKNANPGARISVKLVSEVGVGTIAAGVAKGHADHILVSGHDGGTGASPLTGVRNAGLPWELGIAETHQTLVLNGLRSRVTLQTDGQLKTGRDAVIAAILGAEECGFSTAPLITLGCVMMRKCHKNTCPVGIATQDPRLRGMFTGKPEYIENFFRYVAQDMRAVMASIGVRSWNELVGRVDLLEEDRSVRTWKSAGITLDALLAPIVGADPSAPVRKTIEQNHGIDSVLDRELIKKCSAVIEGSSTSVVVDSAVCNTDRAVGTMLSHTVAKKNGNRGLPEGSVRVNFRGSAGQSFGAWLSSGIAFNLVGDANDFVGKGLCGGTLVIAPPEASPFEPSENIIVGNVAFYGATSGEGFIRGIAAERFCVRNSGARVVVEGVGDHGCEYMTGGRAVVLGKTGRNFAAGMSGGIAWVLDSDGTFRDRCNTGMVSLEEPAAEDWAELKDLISRHREATGSGVAASVLGGWETMKKSFVRVIPHDYKKVLAQANVAGKEAVNG; from the coding sequence ATGCCTTTTGTGAAACGTCCCGGAAAGTGCGGTCTGTATGATCCTGCTTGCGAAAAAGAAAATTGCGGTGTCGGATTCATTGCCCATATCAAGGGAAAGCGTACCCATTCAATTATAGAAGACGCCGCCAAGGTGCTCTGCCGGATGGATCATCGCGGAGCGCGCGGAGCCGAGGAAAACACCGGCGACGGCGCGGGCATGCTCACCGCTCTTCCCGATCTGTTCTTGAGAAAAGCCGCTGAAAAATCAGGTTTCTCCCTTCCTCCGGAAGGCCGCTACGCTTCCGGGATCGTATTTCTTCCCGTCGACGAAACGCTTCGCGCCGATTGCAAGGCGTCCATCTCGGCTCTTCTCTCCGAAGCCGGGCTTTCGCTCCTGGGCTGGCGCCGCGTTCCCGTGAACAACGCCGGGCTCGGTCCTTCCGCCCTCGCGAGCGAACCGGTCATGGAGATGCTCTTCGCCGGCGCCGATCCCGCCGCTGCCCCCGATCCGGAGGCCTTCGACCGCAAGCTTTTCGTCGTCAGAAAACAGGCGACCCATCTTTTGCGCGGAACCGACAAGGACCCCGACAGCCATTTCTATATTTGCAGCCTGTCCTGCCGGGTCATGGTCTATAAGGGAATGCTTTCCCCAGACCAGCTCGTTCCCTATTTTCCCGATCTTTCGGATCCCGACTACGTGTCCCATCTCGCGATGGTTCACTCGCGCTTCTCCACGAACACCTTCCCCTCCTGGGACCGGGCGCAGCCGCTGCGCTACATGGCCCACAACGGAGAAATCAACACGCTTCGGGGGAACGTCAACAAAATGATTTCCCGCCAGGGAATGCTGTCCAGCCCCCTGTTCGGTCCCGATCTCGCGAAGGCCTTTCCGGTGACCGAACCCGATCTCTCGGACTCGGGCAATTTCGACAACGTTCTCGAGCTTCTCCTCCTCGGCGGCAGAAGCCTTCCGGAAGCCGTCATGATGATGATTCCGGAAGCCTGGGAAAACCATGCCGACATGGATTCTTCCAAGCGCGATTTCTACCGTTATTCAAGCTCGATGATGGAACCCTGGGACGGTCCCGCTTCCATTTCCTTCACCGACGGCGAATGGATCGGCGCGGTGCTCGACCGCAACGGGCTGCGCCCGAGCCGCATCTGGATCACGAACGACGATATGGTCATCATGGCGAGCGAAGTGGGTGTTCTGGACATCGATCCCTCCCGCATCGTGAAGAAAACCCGTCTCGAACCCGGCAAGATGTTTCTGGTCGATTTCAAGGAAGGCCGGATTATCGGGGACGAGGAAATCAAGGGCAAGATCGCGACCGCCCATCCTTACGGAGAATGGTTGAAAAACAACGAGCTCGCCCTCGAATCCTTCCCCGCCGGGCGGCTTTCCCCGTCGCCGTCAGAAGAAGACTATCTGAAGCTCCTGCGGGCTTTCGGGTACAGTTTGGAAACCGTAGAAATGCTGCTCAAGCCCATGGTCGAAGGATCGCAGGAAGCGCTCGGCTCGATGGGCAACGATACTCCGCTAGCGGTTCTCTCGTCGCGGCCGAAGCTCGTCTCCGATTATTTCAAGGAGCTTTTCGCCCAGGTTACAAATCCCCCGATCGACTCGATCCGCGAGGATTTGATCATGAGCCTCGAATCCTGCATCGGACCGGAAGGAAATCTCCTGGAGCCTTCTCCGGAACATTGCAGGCGACTGCGTCTCCATTACCCGATACTCACTGACTCCGAACTCGCCCGGCTGAAGAACACAGGCGGAGCGGGCTGGAAAACCCGCGTCATCGACATCACCTATCCGGTCGAAGCGGCGGCGGCCGAGGCGAAGCATGCCGCGTCCTCTCAGGACGCCTCTTCCGCTCCCGGAACCGCGCTCAAAGCCGCCCTTTCGCGCATCGAGGACGAAACAATCGCCGCCATCGCGGAGGGCTGCCGCCTCGTCGTTCTTTCGGACCGCTCCGTATCCTCTGCGCGCCTCGCCGTCCCCGCCCTGCTCGCGGTGGGAGCCGTCCATCAGCATCTGGTACGGGAATCCTCGCGCACCCGGATCGGCATCGTGCTCGAGTCCGCCGAACCGCGCGAAATACATCAGTTCTGCGCCCTGGTCGGCTTCGGCTGCGACGCGGTAAACCCCTGGCTCGCATTCGAGGCCTTCCGTCAGATCGACGCCCGCAAATCCTGGTCCGAGCCCGTCCCCGCCGGCGAGATCGAAGGCCGATACATCAAGGCCGTCGCCAAGGGCATGCGGAAGGTGTTCGGAAAGATGGGCATCTCGACGCTTGAATCCTATAAGGGCGCCCAGATTTTCGAGGCAGTCGGCCTGGCAGAAGAGGTCATGAACCGCTGCTTCGCCGGATCAGCCAGCAGGATCGGGGGAGCCGGCTTCGCCGAGCTTTCCCGCGAGGCCCTCGAGCGCCATCTGGACGCGTGGCCCGCCCGGGAATCGCGCCCCTACGACGAGTACCGCAGCGCCGGCGACATCCATGTCCGCTCGGGCGGAGAAAAACACATGTGGGACGCCGAGTCGATCGCTGACCTCCAGCAGGCCTGCCGCAGCGGAGATCCCGCCGCGTGGGCGAGGTTCTCCGCCAGGCAGAACGCCCGTTCGGCCGAGCAGGCGACCATCCGCGGTCTCCTGAAATTCCGCGAAGGCAAGAACGCCCGCGGCGAGCCCATTGTTCCTGTTTCAATCGACGAAGTTGAAAGCGTCGAGTCCATCGTGAAGCGCTTCGTTACCGGAGCGATGAGCTACGGCTCGATTTCCAAGGAAGCGCACGAGACGCTCGCGATCGCGATGAACCGCCTCGGCGGAAAGAGCAATACCGGCGAGGGCGGCGAAGACCGCGAACGCTTCCAGCCTCTTGCGAACGGAGACTCGAAGCGGAGCGCGATCAAGCAGGTCGCGTCCGGCCGATTCGGCGTCACGATCGAGTATTTGACGAACTCGGACGAAATACAGATAAAGATGGCCCAGGGCGCGAAGCCCGGAGAAGGCGGAGAGCTGCCCGGCCACAAGGTCGACCCCGCGATCGCCAGGACCCGCGGTTCGACTCCGGGAGTCGGACTCATCAGCCCGCCCCCTCATCATGATATTTATTCCATCGAAGATCTTGCGGAACTGATTTTCGATCTGAAGAACGCCAATCCGGGCGCCCGCATTTCCGTAAAGCTCGTATCGGAAGTCGGAGTGGGAACCATCGCCGCCGGCGTCGCGAAGGGCCATGCCGACCACATTCTGGTCTCCGGCCACGACGGCGGAACCGGAGCGTCTCCGCTCACCGGCGTCCGCAACGCGGGCCTGCCCTGGGAGCTGGGAATCGCCGAGACGCACCAAACCCTCGTGCTCAACGGACTGCGCTCCCGCGTCACCCTGCAGACGGACGGCCAGCTCAAGACCGGGCGGGACGCCGTTATCGCGGCGATTCTCGGCGCCGAGGAGTGCGGCTTTTCGACTGCGCCCCTTATCACCCTCGGCTGCGTCATGATGCGCAAGTGCCATAAAAACACCTGTCCCGTCGGAATCGCGACCCAGGATCCCCGGCTCCGCGGAATGTTCACCGGAAAGCCCGAGTACATCGAAAACTTCTTCCGGTACGTGGCTCAGGATATGCGCGCCGTAATGGCCTCCATCGGTGTGCGCTCCTGGAACGAACTGGTGGGCAGGGTCGATCTTCTGGAAGAGGACCGGTCGGTGCGCACCTGGAAGTCCGCCGGCATTACGCTCGACGCCCTTCTCGCGCCGATCGTCGGAGCAGATCCTTCCGCCCCCGTGCGGAAGACCATCGAACAGAACCACGGCATCGATTCAGTACTCGACCGCGAACTTATCAAGAAATGCTCCGCCGTAATCGAAGGATCGAGCACGTCTGTCGTCGTCGATTCGGCGGTGTGCAATACGGACCGCGCAGTCGGCACCATGCTGAGCCACACCGTCGCCAAGAAGAACGGAAACCGCGGCCTTCCGGAAGGTTCCGTCAGGGTGAACTTCCGCGGTTCCGCGGGCCAGAGCTTCGGCGCCTGGCTCTCCTCGGGAATAGCCTTCAATCTCGTCGGCGACGCGAACGACTTCGTCGGCAAGGGCCTGTGCGGAGGAACCCTCGTGATCGCTCCTCCTGAAGCGTCTCCCTTCGAGCCGTCGGAGAACATCATCGTAGGAAACGTCGCTTTCTACGGCGCCACTTCGGGAGAAGGCTTCATCCGGGGCATCGCGGCGGAGCGGTTCTGCGTCAGAAACTCGGGCGCGCGGGTCGTCGTCGAGGGCGTCGGAGACCACGGCTGCGAATACATGACCGGCGGACGAGCCGTCGTCCTCGGAAAAACCGGACGCAATTTCGCCGCGGGAATGTCCGGCGGAATCGCCTGGGTTCTCGATTCGGACGGAACCTTCCGCGACAGATGCAACACCGGCATGGTGTCTCTGGAAGAGCCCGCCGCGGAAGACTGGGCCGAGCTCAAGGATCTGATTTCCCGCCATAGGGAGGCGACCGGATCCGGAGTCGCGGCGTCCGTTCTCGGCGGATGGGAAACAATGAAGAAATCTTTCGTACGGGTCATTCCGCACGACTACAAAAAAGTGCTCGCTCAGGCGAACGTTGCCGGCAAGGAGGCTGTGAATGGGTAA
- a CDS encoding amino acid ABC transporter permease: MKFTFLTKYWSYYLIGAKNTILLAFLAVIFGVMIGLILAVFRVGKNRPLRFLGTAYVEFIRGTPLLVQLFIVYYGLQAIGIRFPDSPFMNRLLGINFADFMAGVITMGINSGAYVCEIFRSGIQSVDKGQSEAARSLGMSYAKTLRHIVIPQAVRNVLPTLGNEFVVVIKESSIVSVIGIAELMYKANTVRGNTFQPFEPLLIAALVYFLLTFPLSKFLARVERRMRTHD; this comes from the coding sequence ATGAAATTCACGTTTCTCACGAAGTACTGGTCGTACTATCTCATCGGAGCGAAAAACACCATCCTGCTCGCGTTTCTCGCGGTTATTTTCGGAGTCATGATCGGGTTGATCCTCGCGGTATTCAGGGTCGGAAAGAACCGGCCCCTGCGGTTTCTGGGAACAGCCTACGTCGAGTTCATCCGGGGGACGCCCCTCCTTGTCCAGCTGTTCATCGTCTATTACGGACTTCAGGCTATCGGAATCCGTTTTCCGGACAGCCCCTTCATGAACCGCCTTCTGGGCATCAATTTCGCGGATTTCATGGCCGGAGTCATCACCATGGGCATCAACTCGGGCGCCTATGTATGCGAAATTTTCCGTTCAGGGATTCAATCAGTCGACAAGGGACAAAGCGAGGCGGCCCGCTCGCTGGGGATGTCGTACGCGAAGACGCTGCGACACATCGTCATACCGCAGGCGGTCAGGAACGTCCTGCCGACCCTCGGAAACGAGTTCGTCGTCGTTATAAAAGAATCGTCGATAGTTTCGGTGATCGGAATCGCGGAGCTCATGTACAAGGCGAACACCGTGAGGGGAAACACCTTCCAGCCATTCGAGCCCCTGCTGATCGCGGCCCTCGTATACTTCCTCCTCACCTTCCCGCTCTCGAAATTCCTCGCACGCGTCGAAAGGAGAATGCGCACCCATGATTAA
- a CDS encoding amino acid ABC transporter ATP-binding protein produces the protein MIKVEALHKNFGKLHVLRGIDEHIEQGEVVVIIGPSGSGKSTFLRCLNLLEEPTAGKIWFDGVEITDKNEWKRGGLDAHRRDMGMVFQHFNLFPHMNVLENIVLSPVKVKGVPRAEAEETAKELLEQVGLMDKILAHPAQLSGGQKQRIAIVRALAMRPKVMLFDEPTSALDPEMVGEVLSVMKNLAGQGMTMAVVTHEMRFAREVGSRILFMDEGIIREQGTPEELFGNPQHARTREFLAKVTG, from the coding sequence ATGATTAAAGTAGAAGCACTGCACAAGAATTTCGGCAAGCTCCACGTTCTCCGCGGCATAGACGAACATATCGAACAGGGAGAAGTCGTCGTAATAATCGGACCCTCGGGTTCCGGAAAAAGCACCTTCCTCCGCTGCCTCAACCTCCTGGAGGAGCCGACCGCCGGAAAAATCTGGTTCGACGGAGTCGAGATAACCGACAAAAACGAATGGAAGCGCGGAGGGCTCGACGCTCACCGCAGGGACATGGGGATGGTTTTCCAGCATTTCAATCTTTTTCCCCACATGAACGTGCTTGAAAACATAGTCCTGAGCCCGGTTAAGGTAAAGGGAGTTCCGCGGGCGGAAGCCGAAGAAACAGCGAAGGAGCTGCTTGAACAGGTCGGGCTGATGGACAAAATCCTCGCCCATCCGGCCCAGCTTTCAGGCGGGCAAAAGCAGCGCATCGCGATAGTGCGGGCCCTCGCCATGAGGCCCAAGGTCATGCTCTTCGACGAACCGACGAGCGCCCTCGATCCGGAGATGGTCGGGGAGGTTCTCTCCGTCATGAAAAATCTGGCGGGACAGGGGATGACGATGGCCGTTGTGACCCATGAAATGCGCTTCGCCCGGGAAGTCGGGTCGCGCATTCTGTTCATGGATGAAGGAATAATCAGGGAACAGGGTACGCCGGAGGAACTCTTCGGAAACCCGCAGCACGCCCGTACACGGGAATTCCTCGCGAAGGTGACCGGCTAA
- a CDS encoding YfcE family phosphodiesterase: protein MNELSLTAKGYLGSEEDAERIASAERASVMIISDTHGHYGVFEAIVREFGPQSDVLLFAGDGMWDVAEYVENVLENERLRDALPPLVCFVAGNGDGDSYRVGLPSGFPESSPEEAPGRTIPVPSRQVVRVAGSSILLVHGHRHSVDVSPEILVDSARALDCDVAVFGHTHVPFFEEYGKIAALNPGSAARPRGGSSAGFAVLQIDRAELAPRADFYIANQGLMGRYWFDSAYRQS from the coding sequence ATGAATGAACTGTCGTTGACTGCCAAAGGGTATCTGGGGTCGGAAGAGGATGCCGAGCGGATCGCCTCAGCGGAGCGGGCGTCTGTAATGATTATTTCGGATACTCACGGGCATTACGGAGTTTTCGAGGCTATCGTCAGGGAATTCGGGCCGCAGTCGGATGTTCTGCTTTTTGCCGGAGACGGCATGTGGGATGTCGCCGAATATGTTGAAAACGTTCTCGAAAACGAACGGCTCAGGGATGCGCTTCCGCCTCTCGTCTGTTTCGTCGCGGGAAACGGCGACGGCGACAGCTATCGGGTCGGCCTGCCTTCGGGCTTTCCCGAGTCCAGTCCCGAAGAAGCCCCGGGGCGGACGATACCGGTTCCCTCCCGCCAGGTTGTTCGGGTCGCCGGCTCTTCGATACTGCTTGTTCACGGGCATCGCCATTCGGTTGACGTGAGCCCCGAGATTCTCGTGGATTCCGCGCGCGCCCTGGATTGCGACGTTGCGGTATTCGGCCACACCCATGTTCCTTTTTTCGAGGAATACGGCAAGATCGCCGCCTTGAATCCCGGAAGCGCCGCCCGCCCCCGAGGCGGCTCGTCCGCCGGGTTCGCCGTCTTGCAGATCGATCGGGCCGAGCTCGCGCCCCGCGCCGATTTTTACATCGCCAACCAGGGTCTGATGGGCCGCTACTGGTTCGACTCCGCCTATCGGCAGTCCTAG
- a CDS encoding DUF3798 domain-containing protein codes for MKKFPVYAVFALSIALVSFSSCVPRGESPSNLVLSGDGAQSKTPEKPRFRRPSGGPAVLLAMGESWAARPEILADLAAEYGRSADGGSLRVMRYPEDFKVEGRVRLSALAAEASDSRVSTVLALGCPEGTFRELLRIRNTRPGIRIASLLPEDDPLSAESSSDFVVDQFADKAILADETGSGLSDSDISFLLLAAALAAEKLDAGANPVPILSESLLAARKASGKKKYALSWRFEPWIDSDSGLRSFNHAVLDMRIADAAGGAAPVSGGTAPDEAPEEALPGGGLDE; via the coding sequence ATGAAGAAATTTCCAGTTTATGCCGTTTTCGCGCTGTCTATCGCGCTTGTCTCTTTTTCATCCTGCGTACCGCGCGGCGAATCTCCGTCGAACCTCGTTCTTTCAGGCGATGGAGCCCAGTCGAAGACCCCGGAGAAACCGCGTTTCAGGCGGCCTTCCGGCGGTCCTGCCGTCTTGCTTGCCATGGGCGAATCCTGGGCTGCGCGGCCGGAGATTCTCGCGGATCTTGCGGCCGAATACGGGCGCTCAGCCGACGGAGGAAGCCTGCGCGTGATGCGCTACCCCGAAGATTTCAAGGTCGAAGGACGGGTTCGCCTTTCCGCCCTGGCCGCAGAAGCCTCCGACTCGCGCGTTTCGACGGTTCTTGCCCTGGGATGTCCTGAAGGAACTTTCAGAGAGCTATTGCGGATACGGAATACCCGGCCGGGAATCAGAATAGCGTCGCTCCTTCCGGAAGACGACCCCCTTTCGGCCGAATCTTCTTCCGACTTCGTGGTCGACCAGTTTGCCGACAAAGCCATCCTTGCGGATGAAACCGGCTCCGGGCTATCCGATAGCGACATTTCCTTTCTCCTGCTCGCTGCAGCCCTCGCCGCCGAAAAACTCGACGCGGGAGCGAATCCTGTCCCGATTCTTTCCGAAAGCCTCCTCGCCGCGAGAAAAGCGTCGGGAAAGAAAAAATACGCGCTGTCATGGAGATTCGAGCCCTGGATCGATTCCGATTCAGGGTTGCGCTCGTTCAATCATGCCGTTCTCGACATGCGGATAGCCGATGCCGCCGGCGGCGCGGCGCCTGTTTCCGGAGGAACCGCGCCGGACGAGGCTCCCGAGGAAGCGCTTCCGGGAGGCGGACTGGATGAATGA
- a CDS encoding Na/Pi cotransporter family protein, with amino-acid sequence MQITIIVFEIIGSLGLLLYGMKLMSDGIQKSAGEGLHRILNFMTGNRFMAVLTGLGITAIVQSSSATTVMTVSFVNAGLLTLTQSIGVIFGANIGTTITAWIVSLVGFKFKLALFAIPAFGVGYFITFFKRLHRDGLGEAIMGFGLLFLGLDLLSKSIPTVSADQLEFVAFFADKGTLGLVAGVMAGLLITIILHSSSAATAVILTMAHNGLLDWPFAAAMVLGSNIGTTIDAVLAAIGTKVNARRAAAVHVLFNLTGTVLAMIFFNPFLRLVEFVVPGGMDLESITVHLAMLHTVFNTVNTLIFLPFVNQIAHLVEWIIKPGAFEPPPAYKLEFQSAGIKENAESYVFRAEKEILEMSSLVQKMVTCMNSILEDRSAENLSQIVPRLAVQEDYADQMQEELSRFLVNTSHLPLSEKTVHNVRLMIRMVDDLESMTDEIYAISMLFQRSVDKKMKFREEDISLLKPYMELAERFIRFVHEHLNKPLSSEQLALAHGMEEQIDMFRKNLKKIARKRLEEGADVKAELLYIDIVRYVEKLGDHAFSISEALASTK; translated from the coding sequence ATGCAGATAACAATCATCGTTTTCGAGATAATCGGCAGTCTGGGGCTTCTCCTCTACGGAATGAAGCTTATGAGCGACGGCATCCAGAAAAGCGCGGGAGAGGGCCTTCACCGGATCCTCAACTTCATGACCGGCAACCGTTTCATGGCGGTTCTGACCGGCCTCGGCATCACCGCGATCGTCCAGTCCTCGAGCGCGACGACGGTCATGACGGTTTCCTTCGTCAACGCGGGACTCCTCACGCTCACCCAGTCGATCGGCGTCATCTTCGGCGCTAATATCGGAACGACGATTACCGCGTGGATAGTTTCCCTCGTAGGATTCAAGTTCAAGCTGGCCCTCTTCGCCATCCCCGCGTTCGGCGTCGGATACTTCATCACCTTTTTCAAAAGACTTCACAGGGACGGTCTCGGCGAGGCGATCATGGGCTTCGGACTCCTGTTTCTCGGTCTCGACCTGCTTTCCAAGTCCATTCCGACCGTATCCGCCGACCAGCTCGAATTCGTAGCATTCTTCGCGGACAAGGGAACGCTGGGACTCGTTGCAGGCGTTATGGCGGGATTGCTCATTACGATCATCCTCCACTCGTCGTCGGCCGCCACCGCGGTCATCCTGACCATGGCCCACAACGGACTGCTCGACTGGCCCTTCGCAGCCGCGATGGTGCTCGGAAGCAATATCGGAACGACGATAGACGCTGTCCTCGCGGCGATAGGAACCAAGGTGAACGCCCGACGGGCAGCCGCGGTCCACGTGCTTTTCAACCTTACCGGCACGGTTCTGGCCATGATCTTCTTCAACCCCTTCCTCCGCCTTGTCGAATTCGTGGTTCCCGGCGGCATGGATCTTGAATCGATCACCGTGCACCTGGCAATGCTCCACACGGTATTCAATACAGTCAACACCCTGATCTTCCTGCCCTTCGTAAACCAGATCGCGCATCTCGTGGAATGGATCATCAAGCCGGGGGCCTTCGAACCGCCGCCCGCGTACAAACTGGAATTCCAGAGCGCGGGCATCAAGGAAAACGCAGAATCCTACGTATTCCGGGCCGAAAAGGAAATTCTCGAAATGTCCAGCTTGGTGCAGAAAATGGTAACCTGCATGAACAGCATCCTCGAGGACCGGTCGGCGGAGAATCTCTCACAGATCGTACCCCGGCTCGCCGTGCAGGAAGACTACGCCGACCAAATGCAGGAAGAACTGTCCCGCTTTCTGGTCAATACGTCCCACCTGCCGCTTTCCGAAAAAACGGTGCACAACGTGCGCCTGATGATACGAATGGTCGACGATCTCGAAAGCATGACCGACGAAATCTACGCCATCTCTATGCTGTTCCAGCGGAGCGTCGATAAAAAGATGAAATTCCGCGAAGAAGACATCAGCCTCCTGAAACCCTATATGGAACTTGCCGAACGCTTTATCCGCTTCGTCCACGAGCACCTCAACAAGCCGCTTTCCTCCGAACAGCTCGCACTGGCTCACGGAATGGAGGAGCAGATCGACATGTTCCGGAAAAACCTGAAAAAAATCGCGCGCAAGCGGCTTGAAGAAGGAGCGGACGTCAAGGCCGAACTCCTGTACATCGATATCGTGCGCTACGTAGAAAAGCTCGGAGACCACGCGTTCAGCATCTCCGAGGCGCTCGCTTCTACCAAATAA
- a CDS encoding MBL fold metallo-hydrolase has protein sequence MNAVTSVSREVVGPLGVNAWFIDCGSGRAVVVDPGGDADSIISHLSALNAEPSVFFLTHGHFDHLSALPALKRRWPGVPVAIHPADSEWLGPGAHERHRAFFEALGCGWMVARYGGDLPAPDILLSEGEALPGDLVPGMSGWKVLHTPGHSPGSVCLYNEEFSILVSGDTLFRRGYGRTDGPGGSMDSLSRSLERLFSLPASTRVLPGHGEETLVRDEKM, from the coding sequence ATGAATGCTGTTACATCCGTTTCCCGAGAGGTCGTCGGCCCGCTTGGGGTCAATGCCTGGTTCATCGATTGCGGCTCAGGCCGCGCTGTTGTAGTGGATCCGGGAGGCGATGCCGACTCGATTATATCACATCTGTCCGCGTTGAACGCCGAACCTTCGGTTTTTTTTCTTACGCACGGACATTTCGATCATTTGTCGGCGCTTCCTGCCCTGAAGAGGAGGTGGCCCGGCGTTCCCGTCGCGATTCATCCGGCCGACTCGGAGTGGCTGGGACCGGGAGCTCATGAGCGGCACCGCGCTTTCTTCGAGGCCCTTGGTTGCGGATGGATGGTCGCCCGCTACGGCGGAGATTTGCCCGCGCCCGACATTCTCCTGTCGGAAGGCGAAGCCCTTCCCGGAGATTTGGTTCCAGGGATGAGCGGATGGAAGGTGCTTCATACCCCCGGCCATTCGCCCGGTTCTGTGTGCTTATATAATGAAGAGTTTTCTATTCTGGTATCGGGCGATACGCTGTTCCGCAGAGGATACGGGCGGACGGACGGGCCGGGAGGCAGCATGGATTCGCTGTCCCGGAGCCTCGAGCGGCTGTTTTCCCTGCCGGCAAGCACTCGCGTGCTGCCGGGTCACGGCGAGGAAACCCTCGTCCGCGACGAAAAAATGTAG